In a genomic window of Paracoccaceae bacterium:
- a CDS encoding ABC transporter substrate-binding protein — protein MTLEKKAHAAAESWAAEYMDGQMGRREFLSRATALGVSAGAAYAMLGLSAPAQAETAAKQGGTMRISMPVRELRVPRMYDTVEMGNLTTGVFETLVEYQADGSFRPMLAESWEVNEDATEYTIKLRAGVKWGNGTDLTAEQVAATIEGWCDKTVEGNGMPNRVGSLIDEETGKAAEGAITVVDALTIVLRPRISDITLIPSMAEYAAPIAHPDFDPSDVSTAIGTGPFRLVEHEVGGRLVIERNADVAWWGTEVYGGPYLDRFEIIDYGTEMISSISAVESDEVDILWQSTGEFIQILDDLGWAKSETITGQTVVFRPQQVAEVDGSQPYADARVRRALAMAIDNAIILELGYAGLGSVAENHHVAPIHPEYAELDPVVHDPTAAMALMEETGMADFEHELVSIDSGWMKDTADAVAAQLRDAGMTVSRKVVPSAAYWNDWNKFPFSSTDWNHRPLGIQVLNIAYRGGASWNESGFNNAEFDSLLDQGLAIADADKRREVSRRLQEIMREQGVVIQPYWRSLFRHYKPEVVGAEMHPTAQIFPYRFGFAA, from the coding sequence ATGACATTGGAGAAGAAAGCGCATGCCGCAGCGGAATCCTGGGCGGCTGAATACATGGACGGGCAAATGGGTCGCCGCGAATTCTTGTCGCGTGCCACGGCGCTTGGCGTGTCCGCCGGGGCGGCCTATGCGATGCTCGGCTTGAGCGCGCCCGCGCAAGCCGAGACTGCGGCCAAACAGGGCGGCACCATGCGCATCTCGATGCCGGTGCGCGAACTACGCGTGCCGCGCATGTATGATACGGTGGAGATGGGTAACCTAACGACTGGCGTTTTCGAGACGCTGGTAGAGTATCAGGCTGACGGCAGCTTTCGACCCATGCTGGCCGAAAGCTGGGAGGTCAACGAAGACGCCACCGAATATACGATCAAGCTGCGCGCGGGCGTGAAATGGGGCAATGGCACGGATCTGACGGCGGAACAGGTCGCCGCCACCATCGAAGGATGGTGTGACAAGACAGTCGAAGGCAATGGTATGCCGAACCGCGTCGGCTCCCTGATAGATGAGGAAACGGGCAAGGCCGCCGAGGGCGCAATCACCGTGGTCGACGCCCTGACCATCGTCCTGCGACCGCGCATCTCGGACATCACGCTGATCCCCTCGATGGCCGAATACGCAGCCCCCATCGCACACCCCGATTTCGACCCCTCGGATGTCTCGACCGCCATTGGCACCGGACCCTTCCGGCTGGTGGAACATGAAGTCGGTGGCAGGCTGGTGATCGAACGGAACGCAGATGTCGCGTGGTGGGGCACAGAGGTCTATGGTGGCCCCTACCTTGATCGGTTCGAAATCATTGACTACGGGACCGAAATGATCTCTTCGATCTCCGCCGTTGAATCCGACGAGGTGGATATTCTTTGGCAATCCACTGGTGAGTTTATCCAGATCCTCGATGATCTCGGCTGGGCCAAGTCCGAGACCATCACCGGGCAAACAGTTGTCTTCCGCCCGCAGCAGGTGGCCGAAGTCGACGGCTCCCAACCCTACGCCGACGCCCGTGTGCGTCGCGCGCTGGCCATGGCAATTGACAACGCGATTATCCTTGAGCTGGGCTATGCCGGGCTTGGTTCAGTGGCGGAAAACCACCACGTCGCGCCAATCCACCCCGAATACGCAGAACTGGATCCGGTGGTTCATGATCCGACGGCCGCAATGGCGCTGATGGAAGAGACCGGGATGGCGGATTTTGAGCATGAGCTTGTCTCCATCGATTCTGGTTGGATGAAGGACACCGCAGACGCAGTCGCGGCGCAGCTGCGCGACGCTGGCATGACCGTGTCCCGCAAGGTTGTCCCGTCGGCTGCCTACTGGAATGACTGGAACAAGTTCCCCTTCTCCAGCACTGATTGGAATCACCGCCCACTGGGCATTCAAGTCCTCAATATCGCCTATCGCGGGGGCGCGTCCTGGAATGAATCCGGTTTCAACAATGCCGAATTCGACAGCCTGCTGGATCAGGGGCTGGCCATCGCCGATGCGGACAAACGCCGCGAGGTCTCAAGGCGGCTGCAGGAAATCATGCGCGAGCAAGGCGTTGTGATTCAACCCTACTGGCGCAGCTTGTTCCGGCATTACAAACCCGAAGTGGTTGGTGCAGAAATGCACCCGACGGCGCAGATATTTCCTTACCGGTTTGGCTTTGCGGCCTGA
- a CDS encoding M20/M25/M40 family metallo-hydrolase, translated as MQDLDSVLKWLDLLVAVDTTPGRGNAQIIDMILQHLAPQGIRVIRVPSPLGDADGLVLSAGPEVPGGLILSGHLDVVPVRAQDWASDPFRLTKVGDKLFGRGTCDMKGFIACALAALQVHSRALPDVPLHIILSADEETSCRSIETLVDAAKSQLPPVRGVLVGEPTMMVPANRHKASATHHVTITGRAVHASLAHRGADAVALAARLITWLAEETARSAASPAGSGFDPDYDLHTATRIEGGTSLNTVADTCSFDWDMRLVPGRSMVSITDPFDAFSRTQAGVEASVARTCTAFFPGLEPRPPTRLADSLLDACSEATFASLPYGTEAGFFQTAGFDTYVCGPGDPRVAHLANECIDLEQLATCIRSISYLLSVSGNGSSPRPDVESGFEIR; from the coding sequence GTGCAGGATCTCGACTCCGTTTTGAAGTGGCTCGACCTTCTGGTAGCGGTCGACACCACTCCAGGACGGGGCAACGCCCAGATCATTGACATGATTCTGCAGCATCTCGCGCCGCAGGGCATCCGGGTTATCCGCGTTCCTTCTCCATTGGGAGATGCCGATGGATTGGTGCTGAGCGCAGGTCCGGAGGTGCCGGGCGGGTTGATACTGTCTGGGCATCTCGACGTTGTGCCGGTGCGGGCCCAGGATTGGGCCAGCGATCCTTTCCGATTGACAAAAGTAGGCGACAAGCTGTTCGGGCGCGGCACCTGTGACATGAAAGGTTTTATCGCCTGTGCCCTTGCGGCACTTCAGGTCCATAGCCGTGCCCTTCCCGACGTCCCCTTACATATCATTCTGTCGGCCGACGAAGAAACCAGTTGCAGGTCCATCGAAACACTGGTGGATGCGGCAAAATCCCAACTGCCGCCGGTGCGGGGTGTGCTCGTGGGCGAACCGACGATGATGGTCCCGGCCAACCGACACAAGGCATCCGCGACCCACCACGTGACGATCACCGGGCGCGCCGTGCACGCCAGCCTTGCGCACCGCGGCGCCGATGCCGTGGCTCTTGCAGCGCGGCTGATTACCTGGCTCGCCGAAGAAACTGCCAGGTCAGCGGCATCGCCTGCCGGGTCGGGCTTCGATCCTGACTACGATCTGCACACGGCAACGCGGATCGAGGGTGGCACGTCACTCAACACCGTTGCGGACACCTGCAGCTTTGACTGGGACATGCGGTTGGTGCCGGGGAGGTCGATGGTAAGCATCACCGACCCATTCGATGCCTTTTCCAGGACGCAAGCGGGCGTGGAAGCGAGCGTTGCCAGAACCTGCACGGCTTTCTTTCCTGGGCTCGAACCCCGTCCACCTACGCGTCTTGCGGACAGCCTTCTGGACGCCTGCAGTGAGGCGACCTTTGCAAGCCTTCCTTATGGTACCGAAGCAGGTTTTTTTCAGACGGCCGGGTTCGACACCTACGTTTGTGGCCCCGGAGACCCGCGCGTCGCACATCTCGCCAACGAATGCATCGACCTGGAGCAGTTGGCAACCTGCATCAGGTCGATCTCCTACCTGCTGTCAGTTTCAGGCAATGGCTCAAGCCCGAGGCCAGATGTGGAGAGTGGCTTTGAAATAAGGTGA